A window of the Vibrio pomeroyi genome harbors these coding sequences:
- a CDS encoding transglutaminase-like cysteine peptidase — MQKSHLIILSIVMLCTLGLKPAMSLHFAKSDIPVLVDKIKQHFGEKAHRRALDWITLVKESRDLPSEQQIVRVNDFFNQLRFIPDEKLWGQRDYWASIAEFIGAGGGDCEDFTLAKFYTLVYLGVDPKDMKLVYVNAVNYQEAHMVLAYFGSDTQAGTTRKAQEPLILDNLDKTIKKASQRPDLEPIYSFDTEEIWLTKQIGQGNRIGNATTIKPWVQVIKNTTEMKINTPILQLDEM; from the coding sequence GTGCAAAAATCGCACTTAATTATCTTGAGTATCGTCATGCTTTGCACGCTGGGGTTAAAGCCTGCGATGTCGTTACACTTCGCAAAAAGTGATATTCCGGTATTGGTTGATAAGATCAAGCAACACTTTGGAGAGAAAGCACATCGTCGCGCATTGGATTGGATTACGCTCGTTAAAGAGTCTAGAGACTTACCATCTGAACAGCAGATAGTAAGGGTGAACGACTTTTTTAATCAGTTACGTTTCATCCCGGACGAAAAGTTATGGGGGCAACGTGATTACTGGGCAAGTATTGCCGAGTTTATTGGCGCAGGTGGTGGCGATTGTGAAGACTTCACTCTAGCAAAATTTTACACGTTGGTTTACTTAGGTGTTGATCCAAAAGACATGAAGTTAGTTTATGTAAATGCTGTCAATTACCAAGAAGCTCATATGGTGTTGGCCTACTTCGGGAGCGATACACAGGCTGGAACAACTCGCAAAGCACAAGAGCCCCTGATTTTGGACAACTTAGATAAAACCATAAAAAAAGCATCTCAGCGACCGGATCTTGAGCCCATTTACTCATTTGATACTGAAGAAATCTGGTTAACCAAACAGATCGGGCAAGGTAACCGAATTGGTAACGCAACAACGATAAAACCTTGGGTTCAGGTCATAAAGAACACCACAGAGATGAAGATCAACACACCAATTTTACAACTGGATGAAATGTAA
- a CDS encoding TetR family transcriptional regulator translates to MARISQEDKLRKQNELNQIVMDIFWEEGADAVTYAEVARRYETSKSAIQRYYTSQASFLDFLKCGLVPIVEHRVDWRSENTIKESWFIALNDNVDPRFKKAVEFLMREALLYQPGQPLSKAFEIFRHRLKTSFVNEVDFYALIGKSYTILTGGFERYDQ, encoded by the coding sequence ATGGCGAGAATTTCGCAAGAAGATAAATTACGAAAACAGAATGAGCTTAATCAGATTGTGATGGACATTTTTTGGGAGGAGGGCGCAGATGCTGTGACTTATGCGGAAGTTGCACGCCGTTACGAGACCAGTAAGAGTGCTATTCAGCGTTACTATACCTCACAGGCTAGTTTTCTTGATTTTCTAAAATGTGGTTTGGTGCCGATTGTCGAGCACAGAGTAGATTGGCGTAGTGAAAATACCATCAAAGAATCTTGGTTTATTGCGCTAAATGACAACGTCGATCCGCGTTTCAAGAAGGCGGTTGAGTTCCTTATGAGGGAAGCGTTGTTGTATCAACCTGGTCAACCTTTATCAAAGGCATTTGAAATATTCCGTCATCGTTTAAAGACGTCTTTTGTCAATGAAGTGGATTTCTATGCACTAATAGGAAAAAGCTACACGATATTAACGGGAGGGTTTGAGCGGTACGATCAATAA
- a CDS encoding immunoglobulin-like domain-containing protein, producing the protein MLKRKALQLAVSVGMAAMSGAVYANGSDMTNPDSGVVVGYWHNWCDGGGYQGGNAPCVTLDEVNPMYNIVNVSFMKVYDVADGRIPTFKLDPTIGLSEEQFIDQISELNKQGRSVLIALGGADAHVELETGDERAFADEIIRLTERYGFDGLDIDLEQAAVTAANNQTVIPDALKLVKDHYRAEGKNFLITMAPEFPYLTTGGKYVPYIDNLEGYYDWINPQFYNQGGDGIWVEGVGWIAQNNDALKEEFIYYISDSLINGTRGFHKIPHDKLVFGIPSSIDAAATGFVQEPQDLYDAFDSLTAQGQPLRGVMTWSINWDMGTNKNGQQYNEQFIKDYGPFVHGQVTPPPVEGEPVLKGVENSRVLHGTAFDPMEGVTATDKEDGDLTSSIDVEGYVETSVIGTYVLTYRVKDSDNNETTKARTVEVYSQKPVFDGVSDTTVILGNAFDPMAGVTANDPEDGDLTSSITHTGSVDVNEMGNYTLVYSVTDSAHQTVTAERKVSVTDGSNCAAAWDADTVYVEGDQVSHDGATWGAGWYTRGEEPGTTGEWGVWRKVSDSSCGGNPDPGDDPELNVSGLKSEYVLNNGNVRLEFTLTSNEALDVTAMVIDSAGTVVEQTKVNLTDSRAITMDLYDVAEGQYKLEVVGKATDGEMVMVDNSFAIKEEGGTTPPPGDYPPYEAGTNYEAGDIVVGSDNGLYECKPWPYTAWCASASYAPGDNQYWQDAWTKL; encoded by the coding sequence ATGTTGAAACGTAAAGCTCTACAATTAGCAGTATCGGTCGGCATGGCGGCTATGTCTGGCGCTGTTTATGCGAATGGTTCAGACATGACAAATCCAGATTCTGGTGTCGTGGTGGGTTATTGGCACAACTGGTGTGATGGTGGTGGTTACCAAGGTGGTAATGCGCCATGTGTGACACTGGACGAAGTGAACCCGATGTACAACATTGTGAATGTGTCATTCATGAAGGTTTACGATGTGGCAGATGGTCGAATCCCAACTTTTAAACTGGACCCAACCATTGGGCTTTCAGAAGAACAATTTATTGACCAAATCTCTGAACTCAACAAGCAAGGTCGCTCTGTACTGATAGCTCTGGGTGGTGCCGATGCACACGTAGAACTAGAAACAGGTGATGAAAGAGCCTTTGCTGATGAGATCATTCGACTTACAGAACGCTACGGCTTTGACGGTCTTGATATCGATCTAGAGCAAGCGGCAGTAACAGCAGCAAACAACCAAACTGTAATTCCAGATGCGCTTAAGCTAGTGAAAGATCACTACCGCGCTGAAGGTAAAAACTTCCTTATTACCATGGCGCCAGAATTCCCTTATCTAACGACGGGCGGAAAATACGTACCTTACATCGACAACTTGGAAGGTTACTACGATTGGATTAACCCACAATTTTACAACCAAGGTGGCGATGGCATCTGGGTTGAAGGTGTCGGTTGGATCGCTCAAAACAATGATGCGCTAAAAGAAGAGTTCATCTATTACATTTCTGATTCTCTGATCAACGGTACGCGTGGATTCCACAAGATCCCACACGACAAACTTGTGTTTGGTATCCCTTCAAGTATTGATGCTGCAGCAACCGGTTTTGTTCAAGAGCCACAAGATTTGTACGACGCATTCGATAGCCTAACAGCGCAAGGTCAGCCTCTGCGCGGTGTAATGACTTGGTCTATCAACTGGGACATGGGTACTAACAAGAACGGCCAGCAATACAACGAACAGTTTATTAAAGACTACGGCCCGTTTGTCCATGGTCAAGTGACGCCGCCACCAGTTGAAGGTGAACCCGTACTAAAAGGTGTTGAGAACTCGCGCGTTCTCCACGGAACAGCTTTCGACCCAATGGAAGGCGTAACCGCAACAGATAAAGAAGATGGTGATCTAACATCATCAATCGATGTTGAAGGTTACGTTGAAACCAGTGTTATCGGCACTTATGTTCTGACTTATCGTGTGAAAGACAGCGACAACAATGAAACAACCAAAGCAAGAACGGTTGAGGTTTACAGCCAAAAACCAGTCTTCGATGGCGTGTCAGATACAACAGTAATACTTGGTAATGCATTTGATCCAATGGCTGGTGTGACTGCTAACGACCCAGAAGACGGTGATCTAACGAGTTCTATTACACACACGGGCAGTGTAGATGTGAATGAAATGGGCAACTACACGCTTGTGTATAGTGTGACAGACAGTGCTCATCAAACCGTCACTGCTGAGCGTAAAGTGTCTGTGACTGATGGTTCTAACTGTGCAGCCGCATGGGATGCCGACACCGTTTATGTTGAAGGTGACCAAGTATCACATGACGGCGCAACGTGGGGAGCCGGTTGGTATACCCGTGGTGAAGAGCCAGGAACGACAGGCGAGTGGGGCGTTTGGAGAAAGGTTTCAGACAGCTCATGTGGTGGCAATCCTGACCCAGGTGATGATCCAGAACTGAACGTATCTGGCCTTAAGTCGGAATATGTACTGAATAACGGCAATGTGCGTTTAGAGTTCACACTGACATCAAACGAAGCGCTAGATGTGACAGCGATGGTAATTGACAGCGCAGGTACTGTCGTTGAGCAGACCAAAGTTAACCTAACTGACAGCCGTGCAATCACAATGGATCTGTACGATGTAGCCGAAGGCCAATACAAGCTTGAGGTCGTAGGTAAAGCAACTGACGGCGAAATGGTAATGGTCGATAACTCATTCGCTATCAAAGAAGAGGGCGGAACAACGCCACCTCCAGGTGATTACCCTCCGTATGAAGCCGGAACGAATTACGAAGCGGGCGATATTGTAGTCGGCAGCGACAATGGTTTATACGAATGTAAGCCTTGGCCATACACGGCTTGGTGTGCAAGCGCATCTTACGCTCCAGGAGATAACCAATACTGGCAAGATGCTTGGACAAAGCTTTAA